The genomic stretch GTCGTCGGACTGAACAATCAGGAGTTACACGAAGTCTTTGCGGAGTGGAATGCTTCTCCCGAACTCAATTCGTTTTTGATTGAGATTACCGCCGATATTTTCCGGCGGGTGGATGAGGAAACCGGCGAACATATCGTCGATCTGATTCTCGATGCGGCCGGACAGAAAGGGACGGGACGCTGGACGGTACAAAGCGCGTTAGAGTTGGGCGTACCGATTCCGACGATGTATGCGGCGGTGAATGCTCGTATTATGTCTGCATACAAGGAAGAACGGGTTGCGGCTTCAGGGCAGTTGACCAAAGAAAAGGCGCACTTTGATATCGGCGATCGCGCTGAAATTATTGACAAAGTGCGCGCGGCGTTGTATTGCTCGAAAATGTGTTCTTACGCACAAGGCATGGCTCTGTTGAGCAAAGCCTCGCAAGCCTACAACTACAACTTAAATCTGGCTGAATGCGCCCGGATTTGGAAAGGCGGTTGCATTATTCGCGCCGGATTCCTCGATAAAATCAAGCACGCTTTTACCGAAGATCCGCAGCTTCCTAACCTCCTCCTGGCTCCGGAATTCAAGCAAACGATCCTCGATCGCCAAAGCGCTTGGCGGGAGGTCTTAGTTGCAGCGAGTGCTAACGGAATTGCCGTTCCTGCTTTTAGTTCTTCTCTCGACTATTTTGATAGCTACCGCCGCGCCCGCCTGCCGCAGAACTTGACCCAAGCGCAGCGCGATTACTTTGGCGCGCATACTTACGAACGCATCGACAAACCGCGCGGTGAATTCTTCCACGCGAATTGGATTGAAGAATAAGTGCGTTAAAGGTTAGATGATTGGATCCCGGTTTCTTCATGAAGCCGGGTTTTCTGTCTATTTTTTGCGCAACCCTTTGAGATAAACTCCAAAATAGAGCAAAGCCCACCCTCCGGCTAAAAGAAGGAGCATTGCGTAACTTTTAACGAAAAAATTCAACTCCATATCGGAAAATAAGCCAAATGTTCCGATTCCGAGGAGAACTAACAGGATGGTATAAGGGATTTTGGGATGGGGCGGGCGTTGCTGTATCATCAAATTTCGATCCTCCCTCGGCTTAGTTGAATTGGAAACAGTTAGAGTATAAGGAAAGAGCCGAGATCCCGCAGGGATCCGGGTAGCGGCACGCATCCGACCTTTACTTCCCAGCTTTTCTGCCTGACGATTTCGCTATGAAAGATAACTCCTCCGACCTCTCAACTTCAATGTCTTCTGCCATCCAGCGCGTCTCCGCCGACCTGAAGTGGGCGGGGAACGTCGGTTTCTGGGTGCAGTTGGTCTTAGGTGTCGTCTCCTTAGTGACTGTTTTATTCTCCGCGCCCAGTCTCTTGACGGCTCAAACCAAAACGACTCAAGGCGTAGGGTTTGGGGTGTTTTCGGCGGTCTTAGGGCTGATTATTCTTGCGATTGGCATTTACTTTTCCTTTCGCTACACGCTGATTGCGCGAATGCTACAATCGCCGAATCCCAGCGATCGCCCGAAAAAACTTGATACCCTGCAAGTCATTCGCATGGGATTAATGGTTAACTTAGTGGGGATGCTGCTCACGATTATTGGAGCCGAAGCCATTGTGGGCATTGTTCTGCTCAAGTCCTTAGCGATAGCACCCGGTGTGGTGGCAGCAGGCGATAGAAGGGAATTCGTAAACTCCATTGACTTGTTGGTGATTCAAGCGAACGCCAATACCATCGCCGCTCACTTTGCGGGAATTGTTACCTCGCTTTCGCTCCTGAACCGCATTACAAAATAAATGATGAGTGATAAGTTATGAGTGATGAATTGTGAAGGGTTGTGTAACAGTCAACTAATAGACTATTTAAGATAGTTATCAATTCTCAATTGTCAACGATCCATTAATAACTATTGTCCGTGTTAGACCTCAAACAAATTCGCGAAAATCCCGATTTTATCCAACAACAACTCGATCGCCGCAGTCCTGGGGAATATGACCTCCAGCCTATTTTAGAACGCGATCGCGCTCAGCGAGAACTCGAATCAAATCGCAGCCAATTGCAAGCCCGCAGCAACGAAATTGGCAAGCTCGTCGGTCAAAAAATCAAAAGCGGTAGCCCTCCGGACGGGGCTGAAGTTCAAGCTCTCAAAGCCGAAGGAAATGAGTTAAAAGCACAGCTTGCTAACTTAGAACCGACCGAGAAAGCGCTCAAGGGCGAGATTGAAAGCTTGTTGTTACAATTGCCGAATTTGCCGAGCGCTTCTACCCCCGACGGCAAAAGCGAGGCTGAAAATGTGGAAGTCAAACGCTGGGGCGATGAATATATTCCGGATAATTCCCAGATTCTTCCCCATTGGGAAATCGGAGAAAAGTTAGGAATTGTTGATTTTAAGCGATCGGTTAAAGTTGCCCAAAGTCGCTTTGTAACTTTAATGGGTGCTGGGGCAGCCTTAGAAAGAGCGCTGATTAATTTCATGCTCGATCGCCAAATTACAGCAGGCTATACAGAAATGTTGCCCCCCATTTTAATTAATAGCCAATCGCTGACGGGAACCGGGCAGTTACCAAAATTTGCCGAAGAAAGTTTTAAATGCGCTGAGGATGATTTGTGGTTAACGCCCACCGCTGAAGTGCCGCTTACAAACTTATATCGCGATGAAATTATCGATTCCGAAGAACTGCCCATCCATCACTGCGCCTATACGCCCTGTTTTCGGCGCGAAGCAGGAAGCTACGGCAAAGATACGCGCGGTTTAATTCGGTTGCACCAATTCAATAAGGTCGAACTCGTTAAAATCGTTCATCCCGATACTTCTGAGGACGAACATCAAAAAATGCTCGCCGATGCCGCAGCGATTTTAGAAGCGCTGAAACTGCCCTATCGCATTATCGAACTGTGTACGGGCGATTTGGGGTTCAGTGCGGCGAAATGCTACGACATTGAAGTTTGGCTGCCTTCTTCGGGGCAGTATCGCGAAATTTCTAGCTGTTCCAATTGCTGGGATTTCCAAGCGCGGCGGGCGAGTATTCGCTTTAAGGAAGCCGGGAAAAAAGGGACGCAATTTGTCCACACCCTTAATGGTTCTGGGCTGGCAGTCGGACGCACGATGTCGGCGATTTTGGAAAATTACCAGCAACCGAACGGCAGCGTTAAAATTCCGGAAGTGCTGCAACCGTATTTGGGGCGCGAGGCGCTGTAGTAATTGACAATGGATAATGGATAATTGATAACGGGGTGCAGCTAATTGATAATGGACAATTGATAACGGAGTTGAACTAATTGACAATGGATAAGAGGGGATGGCACTGCAATAAAAGTTGAGAAATCGCCTGTAGAGACGTTGTATACAACGTCTCTACAGATCATTTCGTAGGGTGGGCAGCGCCCACCAGCCTTAAGTCAGTGCCATTCGATGTGAATCGAGTTTTAGGAAAAGAGCTATCTCTGGCGATCGCTCGCTAAAATACTTAAGCAGTATGTAGTCGTTCGCAGAGAAAGAGGAGCGTCATGGTCAGTTTAGCTTGGGTTGAGGAAACGATTAAGGGTAAGCTTCCCGATGCTCGCGTGCAAGTTATCGATTTAACTGGAGGCGGCGACCATCTCGAAGCAACCGTGATTTCTGCCGAATTTGAAGGCAAAACTCGAGTCAAACAACATCAAATGGTATACGGCGCGCTGCAAGAGGCAATGTCTTCAGAGGCGATTCACGCTTTAGCGCTGAAAACCTATACCCCTGAAGCTTGGAACAAAGCGGGACAACGGTAAGGGAATTCAAAAGTCTTAATACAAAATCAGCCATCTTGGAAGATTTATTCCCAGCAGAAAACAGTCAAACTCACGCATTCAAAAATCAAAAAACCATGACACCTGAAGTTAAAGAACGTATCGATAATCTGGTCAACAGCAATAAAATTCTTGTTTTCATGAAAGGGAGCAAGTTGATGCCGCAGTGCGGTTTCTCGAATAATGTCGTGCAAATTTTAAGCGTCCTTGGCGTTCCCTTTGAAACCGTTGATGTTTTGGCGGATGCTGAAATTCGCCAAGGCATTAAGGAGTATTCTAATTGGCCGACAATTCCTCAGATTTATATTGACGGCGAATTTGTGGGCGGCTCGGATATCGCGATTGAACTTTATAACAGCGGCGAATTGCAGCAAATGGTCGAGGTGGCTTTGGCTTCTTAGAAGTTTTATGAAGTTTTTAGAACTTTAGAGAACGTCAAGATTAAAATTGTTCGGGAGGGACATTCTACGGAACGTCCCTCCCGACTTTTGAGGTTACATCTACAGGAAAGTAAGTTTTGGATGTTTTAAGGCAGACTGGAAGCAACAACCAGTCTATCGAGGTTGGAGATTAAATTGCTAATAATAATCAGCTTCGGGTTGAACTTGGGGGAAGGCTAATTCAAAGTTGGAAGGGTCTCTAAGGAAGCGGAAGACTTCTTCCTCGAGACGGTGAATGAGGTAGGGTTCGAGGGCGTTACTATGGCGAAGACCTGCCAGATAGCCATCTAAGTACAATTGGAGTTCGCTATAACGATTGCCCCTTCCCCACAACTCGACCAGGGCATCGGTCAACCTTTGGTAGTAGCGGATCGAATGCGTTTCGGTAAGCATAATTTCCACCTGCGTGCTAAGGGACGTTGTTTTTTTGAACGAATCGGGAATGCGGCTCGAGTTGGATGTTCTGGAGTCAGCATTTCCCTCTTCTACTTTTGAGTGTAGCTTGTAGAAATGCAACCTATCGCAATTTTACCCCTTTTGAGGTAGCACGCCGGTCTAGTTATTGCGTTTTGGCGCAATTTATGCTGTTTTTGAGGATAAATTATTATTCCCTGACGAATACTCTTTCAGGCAGAGCTAAGATTAGCAGGAGGGCGTTATCCACTTATTCTCGCACGAAGACTAAGGGTAATAACGCAATTAAACGCAGGACGGCGGAGAGCGCAAATAAACCGGCAAAACCGCCTAAAATGTGGCTTTCCGCGAGAAAGCCTCCGACCGTCGTACCGAGGGCGCTACAGAGTCCGGCGGTTGCCCCCGCGATCGCGAAATAACTCGAAGGTTGGGGCGAGGCAGCCAGCGCCATTTGCAAGTTATTGTTGCATAAGTCCATCGCCGACCAAGTTGCACCTAGAGCGATATAGAGTGCGGGAAATCCCAGCCAAATACAGAGGGGATTGTTGCCCGTTCCAATCCACAACAGCGGGAGTAGCGCAACGGCAATTCCCGCACAAAGTAGAATGGGACGACTGCCGATGCGATCGGCGAGTTTGCCCCAGCGCATCAACATCACTAAATTTGCTCCTGCCATCAAGCTGCCATAGAGCGTAACTTGACTCAGTTCTAGTCCCACTTCTTTTAAGAGATAGATACTGAAAAACGGCCCGCTCAAATTCAGCGCGAACATTAATAGGCCGTAGTACAGGATAAATTTGAGGAAATTGACATCTTTAAAGCACTGGAAGAATAAATTGGGCTGTTTTGAGTCGGAATCGGGGGCTAGCTCTGCGGTGGCGGCTTGGGGGTTAAAATCGACTTTAAAGGCTTGACAAATTAGGCTCAACAACCCCGCAATGATGGCAAAGGTTAATACAAAGCTGTAGCCCTGGAGGGAACCGCCGCCCCAGTGGGAGATGAAAAATCCTAGGAGGGGCAAACCGAGTAAATCCGAGAGGCTGGCGGCGCTGTTGCGAAAGCCGAAATAGCGCCCGCGCAAGCGTCGGGGGACGATCGCCATCATCCAACTCACCCAAGATGCACCGCCGAGTGCACCGAAGGCGTTGGTGACGAGGGCAAGCATAACGGTCCAATGGATGAGGGGAGAGGCGGCGTTCGTTGAGAAGTCGGCGAAAATCAGACCGACGACTAAGGTCAGCCAAAGCAGACGCGAAGGAAGGAATAAACCCAGGATATAGTTACGGCGGCTGGTGGCGCGATCGGCGAGGTAAGCGCCCACAGGTTGCAGGAAATTGGCAATCATCGGACTGGCGGCAAGCAAGCCGATTTCGATGTTCGTCGCGCCGAGATCGAGCAGAAAGTTGCTCAGCAAGACTCCTGAAGTCGCACCGGAAAAGAGCGTTGAGAGAACGCCATCGAGGGTGGAGGCTTTGAGGGAGGTGCGAATAGCAGCTTTGGTGGGTTTGTCTGTCGGTGCGATCGCGCTCTGGCTGATGACCTCTAGAATCGGTTTAAAGCGGGCGGATAGAGCGGAGAACGGCGGGCGAGGCAGAGAGGGGGTTTTTAACATTGGTTAAGGAAGCGCGATCCGCACGACAGATCGCAAAAAAGGAATCCGCGCAATAAAATGCAACTATTTGTACAGTTTTATAACAAAATTACATTTATTGAAACTAGACTTTACTAAGCTTGATGGAGGTGTCCCCGATCGCCGCTAGGGAGATAACCGAATCTTGCAAGATTAGAACGCGACTTGTTGTGGGAACAGTCTGTCAGCGACAATGGGGATAAGCGCGATCCCCATAGGGTTTATCTCGCCGACTGGCTAGTTTTCGCTGCCCCCCCGCGATCGAGTTGTAATGAAAGGAATATCTTTAATTCGGGCAATTTTTGTGCTGCTGCTTGTCTTTCTTACAGCTTGCGGTTCCACAGATTCAGCAACAGTTGTTAAGTTGAGTGGTTGGCAAAGCAGTCCTGCCGAAAAACAATTGCTCGAAGGGGTACTCAGAGATTTTGAAGCAACCCATCCCAGCATTAAGGTTAAATTCGAGGTCATTACCGACCAGTACATGGACGCGATTAAAACGCGCTTGATTGGGGATGCGGCTCCCGACCTCTTTTATCTCGATGCCCTAGAAGCGCCGTTATTGATGCGCAGCGCCGTACTCGAACCCCTCGATCCTTATATCCGTCCTGAAGATGAGGTAGCGGACTTTGAACCGGCGTTTTTGAAAGCCTTTCAGAATGGCGGCAAAACTTATGGCTTACCGAAAGATTTTTCCACCTTAGCGCTATTTTATAACCGAGACTTGTTTGCGCAAGCCGCGATCTCCGATCCGCCGAAAACCTGGGAACAATTCATCGCCGACGCACAAAAACTGACGCGCGATCCCAACAACGACGGCAGACCCGAACAATACGGCTTTGGTCTTATCCCCGAACTCGCCCGCAACTCCTTTTTATTGAAAGCCCTCGGACGCGACTTGACCAATCGACAAGGATATGCAATATTCGCCCATCGCCGCAGTCTCAAAGGACTGCAATCCCTCGTCGATTTATATCGCGGAACCCCCAACGGAAAGCACTCAATAACGCGCGCCGCCGCCGTTCCCTCCGATGTTGGAGCGAGTTCCGGCAGCGAAATGCTCGGACAAGGCAAAACCGCAATGGTTATCGAAGGCAGTTGGGCGATTCCCTACTTTAAAGAAACCTTTCCTAAGCTGCAATTTGCCACCGCAGAAATTCCCACTCCCGGACGCAAACCTGGAACGATGGCTTATACCGTTGCTTACGTTATGAATAAGCAATCGAAACACAAACAAGCCGCTTGGGAAGTTTTAGCTTACTTAACCGGAAAAGAAGGCATGGAAGCTTGGGCAAAAGGCGGACTCGTTCTCCCCGCCCGCCGTTCCGTTCTTACTCGCCTCGGTTACGATACCAATCCCCTTTACGCTCCCTTCGTTGCTGGTGCAAAATATGCCACCATTTGGCAAGGTGGAGAAACGTTATCGATTATTAATACTCATTTTAACAATCAGTTTTTAAGCGCGCTGTTGGGCGAACAATCGTTGCAACAAGCCATGCAAAAAGCCCAAGATTCAGCCAACCGAGAAATCAAAACATCAAACTACTGATTGCTAGCCGTGCTTGTCAAAATCAAGAAATCGACAAAACTGCAAGAAACTCTGTCGGGTTATTTATTTGTAGCTCCCGCAGTCCTTATTCTCGCAACTTTTACTTTTGCCCCCATTCTCTATTCGATCTTTCTTTCCTTCCATAAAGTTCGGATTCTCGGAGAAATTCAGTATCGCTTCGTTGAATTCAAAAACTTTGCTCGAATTTGGAGCGACGAGCGATTCTGGATTGCGCTCAAAAATACCGCAGAATACGTCCTTTTAGTCGTACCGATTCAAACGGCACTCGCTCTAGTTTTAGCTGCATTGCTCAACGCTAAAATTAAGGGCCGCAAACTTTTTAGAGTCCTGCTCTTTCTCCCGACAGTTACTTCTTCTGCCGTTCTCGTTCTCATCTTTATTTGGATTTATAATAGTAATGGATTACTCAATAACTTTTTGGCATTTCTCCACTTACCAACTTACAATTGGTTAGGCGACCCGAATGTCGCACTGAAGTCGATCGCAATTATGAATATCTGGTCAACCGCACCCTTTTTTATGGTCATTTATTTAGCAGCGTTGCAAGATATTCCCGAATCGCTTTACGAAGCCGCAAGACTCGATGGGGCAAGCGCGATCGACCAGTTTTTTACGATTACTTTACCGCTGCTTCGTCCCGTAACTTTATTTGCGGTTGTTGTCGGCATTATCGGTACTTTTCAACTGTTCGACCAATCTTACATTTTTTCCGGCGGATCGGGCGGTCCCAATAATTCAACGCTTACGCTCGTTCTGTTGATTTACCAATATGCCTTTAAAAATTTAGAAATGGGCTATGCTTCCGCGCTAGCTTTAATTCTCGCCTTGGTCATTCTCATTTCAACTTTAATTCAGCGCCGCTTCTTCCAGACCGAGAAACTTTAGTCTTATCCTGTGTCTCCCGCTTTTTCTCCCGAACTATGTACAATCCTACACAAACCGAAAATCGCTTGAAAATTCTACTCTACGCGATTTTAATCCTTTATTCGATTGTCACCTTTATTCCCTTTGCTTGGGCTTTATCTGCCTCCTTCAAACCCCTCGATGAAATCGTGAGAGGCGGGTTAAACTTTATTCCCCAACACTTCACTTGGGATAACTATCAAAAGATTTTTACAACCTCTCCCCTGTTCGGACGCTGGTTGTTGAATAGTGCGTTTGTTGCTGTTTGCGTGATGGGACTCAATCTCATTTTTAATTCGATGGCAGGTTATGCCCTAGCGCGCATTAAGTTTCCGGGAAATGCTCTATTATTTAGCTTAGTGTTGGCTGTCTTGATGATTCCCGGACAAGTCACGCTCATCCCTAGCTTTTTGATTCTGAAAAAACTCGGTTGGCTCAATACTTACCAAGGGCTAATTGTTCCGACAGGAATTAATGCTACGTTTATTTTTATGATGCGACAGTTTTTCCTGAGTTTTCCCCAAGAATTGGAAGAGGCCGCAGCATTAGATGGTTTGGGGCGCTGGGAAACGTTTTGGAAAATTGTGATGCCGCTGGCGAAACCAGCACTCGCGGCGCAAGCGATTTTTGTATTTATGAGCGCGTGGAATAGTTTTCTGATGCCGTTGATGATTTTATCGGAACCGGAAATGTTTACCCTGCCACTCGGTTTGAATACCTTTAAGGGGCAGTATATTAGCTACTGGAATTACATTATGGCGGCATCAATGGTCTTTACCCTGCCGGCATTAGGAGTTTATGCGTTTTTTAATCGCTATTTCATTTCGGGCGTGACTTTTACGGGAACGAAGGGATAAGTTTAATTAAAAATTAAAAATTAAAAATTTCAAGCTGAAAATCAGACTGACGGGCGCGGGAAGCATTTCGCCGCGAAAGTCGAGGAGTTGAACTAAGATGAGGTAGCCAAGGGCGAGGGCGATTGAAATAACGCCTGTGAGGATAGCAACAATTTTTCCGCGTTCCATATCAAGATTTCTACCAATAGGTTTAGGTCTGAAAGATTTGCAAGCTTGATTGAGGTGGGCTGCTTTACTCAGCTTAGCGTATCGGAAAACATCGCGATTTTCTGGTTCTACAGCCTAAAGTCGTCTAAAATTTTGGGTAGGGGTTGCCCCGATCTTGAAAACAAGTGTGACATATCCGCACTAGAGCATCTGCTATGCTTTATTGTGCTGTTATCTATCTATTTTTCTGAGTTCCGCGAACAGTGTGTGTTTCATTAGTGAGGAGATGCAGAAATCATGAAAAAAGTCAAGGGTAGCAAATTTGTATCATTGTTAACTGTTAGTGCGATCGCTAGTTCTAGTGTAGCGATTCCGGCGGCGATGGCGCTGGAAAATGCACCGGCTACCGCATCGGCGGCAGAAAGCGTACAGTTAGCCCAAGGATTAGTCGGTCAGTGCCGCGCTGTGAAGCGTTCGGTCTTTATTTATTCCGAGCGTTCGACCACCTCTCAACGAGTCCGAGCGCTGGCTGCCAACGAACAGGTTACGTTAGCCGATAACGGCGGCGGCGGCTGGATTGCCATTAGCGCGCCCGCGGCCGGTTTCGTGCAAACGGCAGAACTGAAAGGATGTACCGGACAGCCGCAGCCTCCCCAACCGCCGGTGAGTATGTGCCGCCAGGTTATTACAGATCTGAACGTTCGCGATAACCCGAATACCAGCGCTCGCGTCATCCGTTTGATGCGCGCGGGGCAACAAGTGACGCTGAAGAGCGCTCAAGAAGTTACGGCTGCTGACGGTCGCATTTGGGCGGAAATTACCGGCCCGGTTGCGGGTTGGATTTCGACTCGTCCGAATGCCTCTAGTACGAGCAATCTCGTTAACTGCTCGGGCAATCCCATGCCGCCGATGCCGCCGCAACCGCCGTCGCCGCCGTCTTCCAAGTCGTGTAAAATCGCTTTCCCGCAAGGTCTGCGCCTTTGGAATTCGCCCACCGGCGCGGTGATTGGCGGAATTCCCTTTAACCGCGATATTACGCTGACGGGTCAACGTCAAGTTATCGGCGATCGCGTTTGGGTGGAAATTTCTGCTCCTACGCGCGCTTGGATTTCCAGCGGTTTTGTGGGAACGGAACGGAATATTGCCTGCCCGTAATCGAACGATAAAGTTCTACGGTTTTAGTGCTTAAATCGGAGGGAGAAGGTCAATGAATGCAGCCTTCTCCCTCTACATCTTAAAGTCGGCCTGCACTCTCAGAAGAAAATGCCAGAGGCGTTCTCATCCCATTAAGGCGACCACTTCAAAACGGCGGCATCAATCCCCTGTTCTCGTCGAATCTTACTATCTTTCTCAAACCACTCAACAATCTGTTGCGGCGTTAGCTC from Oscillatoria sp. FACHB-1406 encodes the following:
- a CDS encoding BolA family transcriptional regulator encodes the protein MVSLAWVEETIKGKLPDARVQVIDLTGGGDHLEATVISAEFEGKTRVKQHQMVYGALQEAMSSEAIHALALKTYTPEAWNKAGQR
- a CDS encoding DUF3611 family protein — encoded protein: MSSAIQRVSADLKWAGNVGFWVQLVLGVVSLVTVLFSAPSLLTAQTKTTQGVGFGVFSAVLGLIILAIGIYFSFRYTLIARMLQSPNPSDRPKKLDTLQVIRMGLMVNLVGMLLTIIGAEAIVGIVLLKSLAIAPGVVAAGDRREFVNSIDLLVIQANANTIAAHFAGIVTSLSLLNRITK
- a CDS encoding ABC transporter permease subunit, giving the protein MLVKIKKSTKLQETLSGYLFVAPAVLILATFTFAPILYSIFLSFHKVRILGEIQYRFVEFKNFARIWSDERFWIALKNTAEYVLLVVPIQTALALVLAALLNAKIKGRKLFRVLLFLPTVTSSAVLVLIFIWIYNSNGLLNNFLAFLHLPTYNWLGDPNVALKSIAIMNIWSTAPFFMVIYLAALQDIPESLYEAARLDGASAIDQFFTITLPLLRPVTLFAVVVGIIGTFQLFDQSYIFSGGSGGPNNSTLTLVLLIYQYAFKNLEMGYASALALILALVILISTLIQRRFFQTEKL
- a CDS encoding MFS transporter → MLKTPSLPRPPFSALSARFKPILEVISQSAIAPTDKPTKAAIRTSLKASTLDGVLSTLFSGATSGVLLSNFLLDLGATNIEIGLLAASPMIANFLQPVGAYLADRATSRRNYILGLFLPSRLLWLTLVVGLIFADFSTNAASPLIHWTVMLALVTNAFGALGGASWVSWMMAIVPRRLRGRYFGFRNSAASLSDLLGLPLLGFFISHWGGGSLQGYSFVLTFAIIAGLLSLICQAFKVDFNPQAATAELAPDSDSKQPNLFFQCFKDVNFLKFILYYGLLMFALNLSGPFFSIYLLKEVGLELSQVTLYGSLMAGANLVMLMRWGKLADRIGSRPILLCAGIAVALLPLLWIGTGNNPLCIWLGFPALYIALGATWSAMDLCNNNLQMALAASPQPSSYFAIAGATAGLCSALGTTVGGFLAESHILGGFAGLFALSAVLRLIALLPLVFVRE
- a CDS encoding SH3 domain-containing protein; translation: MKKVKGSKFVSLLTVSAIASSSVAIPAAMALENAPATASAAESVQLAQGLVGQCRAVKRSVFIYSERSTTSQRVRALAANEQVTLADNGGGGWIAISAPAAGFVQTAELKGCTGQPQPPQPPVSMCRQVITDLNVRDNPNTSARVIRLMRAGQQVTLKSAQEVTAADGRIWAEITGPVAGWISTRPNASSTSNLVNCSGNPMPPMPPQPPSPPSSKSCKIAFPQGLRLWNSPTGAVIGGIPFNRDITLTGQRQVIGDRVWVEISAPTRAWISSGFVGTERNIACP
- a CDS encoding ABC transporter substrate-binding protein; its protein translation is MKGISLIRAIFVLLLVFLTACGSTDSATVVKLSGWQSSPAEKQLLEGVLRDFEATHPSIKVKFEVITDQYMDAIKTRLIGDAAPDLFYLDALEAPLLMRSAVLEPLDPYIRPEDEVADFEPAFLKAFQNGGKTYGLPKDFSTLALFYNRDLFAQAAISDPPKTWEQFIADAQKLTRDPNNDGRPEQYGFGLIPELARNSFLLKALGRDLTNRQGYAIFAHRRSLKGLQSLVDLYRGTPNGKHSITRAAAVPSDVGASSGSEMLGQGKTAMVIEGSWAIPYFKETFPKLQFATAEIPTPGRKPGTMAYTVAYVMNKQSKHKQAAWEVLAYLTGKEGMEAWAKGGLVLPARRSVLTRLGYDTNPLYAPFVAGAKYATIWQGGETLSIINTHFNNQFLSALLGEQSLQQAMQKAQDSANREIKTSNY
- the serS gene encoding serine--tRNA ligase, which translates into the protein MLDLKQIRENPDFIQQQLDRRSPGEYDLQPILERDRAQRELESNRSQLQARSNEIGKLVGQKIKSGSPPDGAEVQALKAEGNELKAQLANLEPTEKALKGEIESLLLQLPNLPSASTPDGKSEAENVEVKRWGDEYIPDNSQILPHWEIGEKLGIVDFKRSVKVAQSRFVTLMGAGAALERALINFMLDRQITAGYTEMLPPILINSQSLTGTGQLPKFAEESFKCAEDDLWLTPTAEVPLTNLYRDEIIDSEELPIHHCAYTPCFRREAGSYGKDTRGLIRLHQFNKVELVKIVHPDTSEDEHQKMLADAAAILEALKLPYRIIELCTGDLGFSAAKCYDIEVWLPSSGQYREISSCSNCWDFQARRASIRFKEAGKKGTQFVHTLNGSGLAVGRTMSAILENYQQPNGSVKIPEVLQPYLGREAL
- a CDS encoding DUF6761 family protein, encoding MLTETHSIRYYQRLTDALVELWGRGNRYSELQLYLDGYLAGLRHSNALEPYLIHRLEEEVFRFLRDPSNFELAFPQVQPEADYY
- the grxD gene encoding Grx4 family monothiol glutaredoxin, with protein sequence MTPEVKERIDNLVNSNKILVFMKGSKLMPQCGFSNNVVQILSVLGVPFETVDVLADAEIRQGIKEYSNWPTIPQIYIDGEFVGGSDIAIELYNSGELQQMVEVALAS
- the gnd gene encoding decarboxylating NADP(+)-dependent phosphogluconate dehydrogenase; amino-acid sequence: MTKRTFGVIGLAVMGENLALNVESRGFPIAVYNRTTTVTEEFMATRAKGKDIKAASTLEEFVQILERPRKILIMVKAGIPVDAVIDQLKPLLEEGDTMIDGGNSLYEDTERRTREIELTGLGFVGMGVSGGEEGALKGPSLMPGGTQASYNDLEPILTKISAQVDDGPCVTYIGPGGAGHYVKMVHNGIEYGDMQLIAEAYDILKNVVGLNNQELHEVFAEWNASPELNSFLIEITADIFRRVDEETGEHIVDLILDAAGQKGTGRWTVQSALELGVPIPTMYAAVNARIMSAYKEERVAASGQLTKEKAHFDIGDRAEIIDKVRAALYCSKMCSYAQGMALLSKASQAYNYNLNLAECARIWKGGCIIRAGFLDKIKHAFTEDPQLPNLLLAPEFKQTILDRQSAWREVLVAASANGIAVPAFSSSLDYFDSYRRARLPQNLTQAQRDYFGAHTYERIDKPRGEFFHANWIEE
- a CDS encoding carbohydrate ABC transporter permease, producing the protein MYNPTQTENRLKILLYAILILYSIVTFIPFAWALSASFKPLDEIVRGGLNFIPQHFTWDNYQKIFTTSPLFGRWLLNSAFVAVCVMGLNLIFNSMAGYALARIKFPGNALLFSLVLAVLMIPGQVTLIPSFLILKKLGWLNTYQGLIVPTGINATFIFMMRQFFLSFPQELEEAAALDGLGRWETFWKIVMPLAKPALAAQAIFVFMSAWNSFLMPLMILSEPEMFTLPLGLNTFKGQYISYWNYIMAASMVFTLPALGVYAFFNRYFISGVTFTGTKG